The Halosimplex litoreum genome has a window encoding:
- a CDS encoding DUF5810 domain-containing protein, protein MGYACPVCGDPQTDAEHLANHLAFTAMLRGGDHEAWLDDRIDGWAAMDPPELAEHVVDHAEEAEFPQVFEDTTGGHDHGGGHQHDHGSGHQHGDGHGHQYGGGRASGTPDAVESAAPGGVADLDDFEGETDDVLAEAKELTRRRRENAGGDGGTDDGDAEDATETGADGDETGNS, encoded by the coding sequence ATGGGCTACGCGTGTCCCGTCTGCGGCGACCCTCAGACCGACGCCGAGCACCTCGCCAACCACCTCGCGTTCACGGCCATGCTCCGCGGGGGCGACCACGAGGCGTGGCTCGACGACCGCATCGACGGCTGGGCGGCGATGGACCCGCCGGAACTCGCCGAACACGTCGTCGACCACGCCGAGGAGGCGGAGTTCCCGCAGGTCTTCGAGGACACGACCGGCGGCCACGACCACGGTGGCGGTCACCAGCACGACCACGGGAGCGGCCACCAGCACGGCGACGGCCACGGCCACCAATACGGCGGCGGTCGAGCCTCCGGTACCCCCGACGCCGTCGAGAGCGCGGCGCCGGGCGGCGTCGCCGACCTCGACGACTTCGAGGGCGAGACCGACGACGTGCTCGCCGAGGCGAAGGAGCTGACGCGCAGGCGTCGGGAGAACGCCGGCGGCGACGGTGGCACCGACGACGGAGACGCCGAAGACGCGACCGAGACCGGGGCCGACGGCGACGAAACCGGGAATTCCTAA